Proteins from one Campylobacter concisus genomic window:
- a CDS encoding isoleucyl-tRNA synthetase has product MKILNAFFTGIIFVLAPIFTLFVGIYNNYFSYYGISEYFNVIFVDNVPFLWLLPVFFIFGYCFFYAPFRKIFRAFYLVLLIACAFSWYHDFGRTLGENYFMSKSLSLDISSNLENEQKTDGKILYEGRREIYFLRSDNNKVVKISK; this is encoded by the coding sequence ATGAAAATTTTAAATGCTTTTTTTACGGGTATTATATTTGTCCTTGCTCCTATTTTTACGTTATTTGTTGGAATTTACAACAACTACTTTTCTTACTATGGCATAAGCGAGTATTTTAATGTTATTTTTGTTGATAATGTGCCTTTCTTATGGCTTTTGCCCGTATTTTTTATATTTGGGTATTGCTTTTTTTATGCGCCTTTTAGAAAAATTTTTAGAGCCTTTTATTTAGTTTTGCTGATAGCTTGTGCTTTTAGTTGGTATCATGACTTTGGACGCACTTTAGGAGAGAATTATTTTATGAGCAAATCGCTATCTTTAGATATCTCATCAAATTTAGAAAATGAGCAAAAGACTGATGGAAAGATACTTTATGAAGGACGAAGAGAAATTTATTTTTTAAGAAGCGATAATAATAAAGTCGTTAAAATTTCAAAGTAA
- a CDS encoding DUF507 family protein, with amino-acid sequence MRLKLPHVPYISHKIAIDLLNCGFVRLNKGIEPIVAKTSEILTVDIQKERALDERVNELLEKNEDEMQTMQIDRKNMFWLVKKKLAGEFDVILAHEDRFSNIAHKVLETIWKSGLVDYNVSENRVKNVIYNSIDEYLKNYEKIEDDVYEMIQNYKHKLIPGTDEYDLVFERLYQDELKKRGML; translated from the coding sequence ATGCGTTTAAAACTCCCACACGTTCCGTATATTTCACATAAAATAGCAATAGATCTTCTAAATTGTGGTTTCGTAAGACTAAATAAAGGCATTGAGCCAATCGTAGCAAAAACAAGTGAAATTTTAACAGTCGATATTCAAAAAGAAAGAGCTTTAGATGAGCGAGTAAATGAGCTTTTGGAGAAAAATGAAGACGAGATGCAAACTATGCAAATTGACCGCAAAAATATGTTTTGGCTCGTTAAAAAGAAGCTTGCAGGTGAATTTGATGTAATTTTAGCCCACGAAGATAGATTTAGTAATATCGCTCACAAAGTGCTTGAAACTATTTGGAAGAGCGGTCTTGTTGATTATAATGTATCTGAAAATCGTGTAAAAAATGTGATTTATAACTCAATAGACGAGTACTTAAAAAACTATGAGAAGATAGAAGACGATGTCTATGAAATGATACAAAATTATAAACATAAGCTAATCCCAGGAACTGATGAATATGATCTTGTCTTTGAGCGTTTGTATCAAGATGAGCTTAAAAAAAGAGGCATGCTTTAA